In one window of Trichoderma breve strain T069 chromosome 7 map unlocalized scaffold00008, whole genome shotgun sequence DNA:
- a CDS encoding putative cyclase domain-containing protein — protein sequence MMDSHNLPSWKSMPAVPGMPHGCAWGLFDRNSVKDEVGTINLLQPSTIVNASKEIKTGKSVVLNWPLDRVHEPSFDRPNLHVTVKDWKKEGGPWYCYDDEIKLNTQSGSQWDGLRHWGHSVTGMYYNGILHESVLETSHLGVDHWSKRGGIVGRGVLLDYVAFAARHNIEYDPVSRHCITLSHILKMAEEQSVTFQPGDILIFRTGWVKWYEEHTEEERRSKIKNGNDHVGIEGNEEMFVWIWDNHFAALASDTVGVEAWPPTFPWCLHDYAISMWGMPLGELWDLEALATACEEENRWTFFFTSAPLNNPGGIASPPNAVAVF from the exons ATGATGGATAGTCACAATCTCCCATCATGGAAGTCTATGCCGGCTGTCCCGGGAATGCCACACGGATGTGCTTGGGGACTCTTTGACCGGAACAGTGTCAAGGATGAAGTGGGAAccatcaatctcctccagccaTCTACCATTGTGAATGCATCCAAAGAAATCAAGACAGGAAAATCCGTTGTTCTCAA TTGGCCTCTTGATAGAGTTCACGAACCCAGCTTTGACCGTCCGAATTTGCACGTCACAGTCAAGGACTGGAAAAAGGAGGGAGGCCCTTGGTATTGCTATGATGACGAAATCAAACTGAACACTCAGTCCGGAAGCCAGTGGGACGGATTAC GCCATTGGGGTCATTCTGTTACTGGCATGTACTATAACGGTATTCTACATGAATCAGTCCTTGAAACATCGCACCTTGGAGTCGATC ATTGGAGCAAGCGTGGAGGCATAGTTGGACGTGGTGTTCTCCTCGACTATGTAGCCTTTGCTGCTCGGCATAATATCGAGTATGATCCTGTGTCAAGACACTGCATTACTCTCTCGCATATCCTGAAGATGGCCGAAGAGCAAAGCGTGACGTTTCAGCCCGGCGATATTCTAATTTTTCGGACTGGATGGGTTAAGTGGTATGAGGAACATACCGAGGAAGAAAGACGATCCAAGATAAAGAATGGAAATGATCATGTCGGCATTGAAGGCAATGAGGAGATGTTTGTGTGGATATGGGATAATCACTTTGCAGCCTTGGCGAGTGACACAGTTGGAGTCGAGGCATGGCCTCCTACGTTCCCATGGT GTCTTCATGACTACGCAATTTCTATGTGGGGGATGCCCCTCGGAGAACTATGGGATTTGGAAGCATTGGCTACAGCATGTGAAGAGGAGAACAGATGGACTTTCTTCTTTACCAGCGCACCACTAAACAATCCTGGTGGAATCGCTAGTCCGCCCAACGCGGTTGCCGTCTTTTAA
- a CDS encoding transmembrane amino acid transporter protein domain-containing protein, giving the protein MMIHQDDIAVLDDGPSVAEMRKDSENLQAGNILYMKDSEIPIEEFIYFAKLSRARELSSTSQPGHITASTNATSSGGDAFGRSVKESRGAMAPLNCGEVEHLSRVESKKKSTPEAFAPLDISEGEWTQASRAARTATWVSIFYLITTDVLGPFSTGYAFSQMGLAPGVVLYTVFGALAGYSGFLLWRLFLQLDSDEHPLRGYSDLALRIYGPWFQHVCNILQSFQFFLTVMVIMITNGQSIRQIRTLKNLGWVGSVSVFLNLFVIFATMGVMAHSPPNYILYATTHPEFNIQAPDPVSVSITAPPGLTLVDNVNGLMNAVFSFGGATMFVELMAEMRRPMDFWKGLLCADLLIFLCYMVYGIYCYVMQGQYAYINSYQGISPYNWQTVCNAIELLTNVIAAVLYANIGMKVLYNSVGRHFFRIPDLNSASGKWIWAFFVPVYWMLAWVVALSVPQITSWTVLVGAGALLQFTYTFPVFLALGFRAQRDSALPEEVYDPLHRRVERVDHGLKRWVRGLKKELWWNIFDGVIYVGSLVTCVLGLYAGFKTLVEGYIDSPSLVGWQCSSPTG; this is encoded by the exons ATGATGATACATCAGGATGACATTGCAGTTCTGGATGACGGCCCCAGCGTCGCAGAAATGCGCAAAGACAGCGAGAATCTTCAAGCTGGCAACATATTGTACATGAAAGATTCCGAAATCCCCATTGAAGAGTTTATATATTTCGCCAAACTTTCTCGCGCTCGGGAGTTGAGCAGCACTTCACAACCTGGGCATATCACAGCATCTACTAATGCTACCAGTTCTGGTGGAGATGCCTTTGGCAGGTCTGTAAAAGAATCCCGGGGAGCCATGGCTCCCCTCAATTGCGGAGAGGTGGAGCATTTATCGCGGGTCGaatcaaagaagaaatctACACCCGAAGCATTTGCACCACTAGATATTTCTGAGGGCGAATGGACCCAGGCTTCTAGGGCGGCCAGAACTGCTACATG GGTATCCATCTTCTACTTGATTACAACTGATGTGCTGGGACCTTTTTCGACTGGCTACGCCTTCTCCCAAATGGGCCTTGCTCCAGGCGTTGTCCTGTACACTGTCTTTGGTGCTTTAGCCGGATACAGCGGATTTTTGCTGTGGCGCTTATTTCTCCAACTTGACAGCGACGAACACCCCCTAAGAGGGTACAGCGACCTGGCTTTGCGTATATACGGACCGTGGTTTCAGCATGTGTGCAATATTTTGCAGTCATTTCAGTTCTTTCTCACCGTCATGGTTATCATGATCACAAATGGCCAGTCCATAA GACAGATCCGAACTCTCAAAAACTTGGGCTGGGTAGGGTCCGTGAGTGTGTTTCTGAACTTGTTTGTGATCTTCGCAAC AATGGGCGTCATGGCTCATAGTCCGCCAAACTACATTCTCTATGCTACAACTCACCCCGAATTCAATATTCAAGCTCCCGATCCCGTTTCGGTTTCCATTACTGCACCACCAGGACTCACATTAGTGGATAATGTGAACGGCTTGATGAATGCCGTATTCTCGTTTGGTGGTGCGACCATGTTTGTCGAGTTAATGGCTGAAATGCGACGACCGATGGACTTTTGGAAAGGTCTCCTATGTGCtgatcttctcatcttcttatGTTACATGGTGTATGGTATTTACTGCTACGTGAT GCAGGGACAGTACGCATACATCAATTCCTATCAGGGAATTTCTCCATACAATTGGCAAACCGTCTGCAACGCAATTGAACTATTGACCAACGTCATCGCCGCAGTTCTATATGCCAACATTGGTATGAAAGTCTTATACAACAGTGTTGGCCGCCACTTCTTTAGGATCCCTGATCTGAACAGTGCATCCGGAAAGTGGATCTGGGCCTTTTTTGTTCCTGTCTACTGGATGCTTGCCTGGGTTGTCGCATTGTCTGTACCACAAATAACATCTTGGACGGTTCTcgttggagctggagcgcTTCTGCAATTCACATATACCTTTCCTGTTTTCTTGGCACTTGGGTTCAGAGCTCAAAGGGACTCAGCTTTGCCGGAAGAGGTTTATGATCCTCTACATCGCCGAGTGGAGCGGGTAGATCACGGCCTTAAGCGCTGGGTTCGGGGATTGAAAAAGGAACTGTGGTGGAACATATTTGATGGAGTGATCTATGTGGGCTCCCTGGTGACCTGCGTCCTAGGGCTCTATGCAGGCTTCAAGACTCTAGTCGAAGGGTACATCGATTCGCCGAGTTTGGTAGGCTGGCAATGTTCGAGCCCAACGGGCTGA
- a CDS encoding aminotransferase class I and II domain-containing protein: MKYARMPIEIESPEEYGYDKIRFNLSESSIADQSLGSLGLTIPNLTLLYNEHKGSTELRAAIAADAGLSADDVLITGGAAGALFIISTSQLSAQSHIVVVRPNYATNLETPRAIGCDITFVDLKFESSFEPDLSFIEQAITPKTKIVSITCPHNPTGTLLSRESLDRLVVITKQKNCLLLVDETYRDVKYGRQLPVAASLGDHVLSVCSLSKSYGVPGIRLGWVITQNKKLQETFLAAKEQISISGSVINEWIATQLLLKRETILYATNEEMAIRLQMVRSWIEKEELLEWVEPVGGVVCFPRMKKQPVGGTDAFYDRLLKKYKTYVGPGHWFEMPDTHFRLGFGWPTREELLGGMDAISKALRDADN, from the coding sequence ATGAAGTATGCACGGATGCCAATTGAGATTGAATCGCCAGAGGAATATGGCTACGATAAGATCAGGTTCAACCTCTCTGAGAGCTCCATCGCGGACCAGTCCTTAGGCTCTCTTGGACTAACCATTCCCAACCTTACTCTCCTCTATAATGAACATAAGGGGAGTACCGAGCTGCGAGCAGCCATTGCTGCCGACGCTGGCCTGAGCGCGGATGATGTTCTCATAACTGGTGGTGCGGCCGGAGCTCTCTTTATTATCTCAACATCTCAGCTGTCTGCACAAAGTCATATTGTTGTGGTTCGACCAAATTATGCAACCAATCTGGAAACACCGAGGGCAATTGGCTGCGACATCACCTTTGTGGATCTTAAGTTTGAATCAAGCTTCGAACCAGATCTCTCTTTCATCGAACAAGCAATCACACCAAAGACCAAGATTGTCTCCATCACTTGCCCGCATAACCCAACCGGGACGCTGCTGTCTAGGGAATCTCTAGATCGCCTTGTTGTCATCACCAAGCAGAAAAACTGTTTACTTCTGGTTGACGAGACTTACAGAGACGTCAAGTACGGCCGGCAACTCCCCGTCGCAGCCTCACTCGGTGACCATGTCTTGAGCGTCTGCTCTCTATCGAAATCATACGGCGTGCCAGGAATTCGACTTGGCTGGGTCATAACCCAGAATAAGAAGCTTCAGGAGACCTTTTTGGCCGCCAAGGAGCAGATAAGCATCAGTGGCAGCGTTATTAACGAATGGATTGCGACGCAGCTGCTCTTGAAAAGAGAAACCATTCTTTATGCTACAAATGAGGAGATGGCAATTCGCCTGCAGATGGTTCGGTCATGGATTGAAAAAGAGGAACTCTTGGAGTGGGTGGAGCCAGTGGGCGGCGTGGTTTGCTTCCCTCGCATGAAGAAACAGCCGGTAGGCGGCACGGATGCATTCTATGACAGATTGTTGAAGAAGTACAAGACATACGTTGGCCCTGGACACTGGTTTGAGATGCCTGATACGCATTTTCGCTTGGGTTTTGGCTGGCCGACAAGGGAGGAACTTCTTGGTGGAATGGATGCGATTTCAAAGGCGCTGCGAGATGCTGATAACTAG
- a CDS encoding fungal specific transcription factor domain-containing protein, whose product MLITFEVFRGGEHDWQLHLNALTSTLSQLTTQDIFAPGHCRDDSQQDQIHNHLQFTKNKDRDGLQFLITAALWFDILSCVSTGKVPALPYRQWLSIPGLDTAAVMGCQNWIMALIGDLANLKQWKDNSIKTGLLSTRDLAVKGQRIESALENGIKQLDINEKGFIDKDMNALWVSRMFALAALVLLHTIISGPLPKLPEIRSAVSRTIATLRTRPKSCPANGIVWAICVTGCMAPPTVQQSFESCMKEMLADHGKFGNCSTVLRVMRKCWELQQHGVADCKTAMVEMGICALLI is encoded by the exons ATGCTTATTACATTTGAG GTATTTCGAGGTGGCGAGCATGACTGGCAATTGCATTTGAATGCGCTGACTTCTACATTGAGCCAGCTCACAACACAAGATATCTTCGCGCCAGGACACTGTCGTGATGACTCTCAACAGGACCAAATACACAATCATCTCCAGTTCACGAAAAACAAAGACCGTGACGGCCTACAATTTCTCATCACTGCGGCCCTATGGTTTGACATCCTCTCGTGTGTCTCAACCGGCAAGGTACCAGCGCTCCCTTATCGTCAATGGCTCAGTATTCCTGGATTAGACACAGCGGCTGTCATGGGTTGCCAAAACTGGATCATGGCATTGATTGGTGATTTAGCCAACCTGAAACAATGGAAGGACAACAGTATAAAAACTGGATTGCTTAGTACTCGCGACCTAGCAGTCAAGGGCCAACGAATTGAGAGTGCCCTCGAAAATGGTATCAAACAATTGGACATTAATGAAAAG GGTTTTATAGATAAAGATATGAATGCCTTGTGGGTATCTCGTATGTTTGCTCTCGCAGCACTAGTACTGTTACATACCATCATATCTGGACCTCTGCCGAAGCTTCCAGAGATACGAAGTGCTGTTTCAAGAACTATTGCAACACTTCGTACCCGCCCAAAGTCTTGTCCTGCGAATGGTATTGTGTGGGCAATATGTGTCACAGGATGTATGGCACCGCCAACGGTACAACAATCTTTTGAAAGCTGCATGAAAGAAATGTTAGCCGATCACGGTAAGTTTGGGAATTGTTCTACAGTTCTCAGGGTAATGAGGAAGTGCTGGGAACTCCAGCAACACGGCGTCGCCGATTGCAAAACAGCCATGGTGGAAATGGGCATTTGTGCTCTTTTAATTTAG
- a CDS encoding flavin-binding monooxygenase-like domain-containing protein yields MDSEPEAHKFCIIIGAGAGGLIQAAELLRKKVLRLQDIQILERNSDYGGVWKAATYPGAACDVFSCTYQVSWHRNPDWNYLFPTASELVQYYRNFAKYFNITDCTLFNQSVTRATWSEERSLWVVDVLDGRSGTHKRWTCRVLVQAAGTYNRISTPQIPGMDRFKGDMWHASEWPMHYDFTGKTVAYVGTGPTSVQVLPCIQSQAKSVKVFCRSMTYCHPFNNFKYPASVKWVFRWVPGVLALYAFLVANLFAIWAYFAFRPESWIAKNTERYCRRHLKRQVSDPILLQQLTPTGRFGSKRPLVSLSGFFETLQKNNVEIDEPEVDGHSSTASQTKEQHSHIEADIIIWGTGFKMQGWGGAIPTIGRNGQLLSEHWRDSPNALYGTMTSAFPNLIFVNGPNTTTPWGSLIQGLEMQSAFNRKVIQLIHQKSVNNACYALEPRQDMEEAWTTSMQAGLNKLATSLEYGPAFYYLNEKGQNTFFFPWTQQYYRWKTRTLNVAQYVESGMAEF; encoded by the exons ATGGACTCTGAACCGGAAGCCCATAAGTTTTGCATTATTATTGGCGCTGGTGCAGGCGGCCTCATCCAAGCAGCGGAGCTATTGCGAAAGAAAGTCCTGCGACTGCAAGATATACAAATTCTTGAGCGAAACAGTGACTACGGTGGTGTATGGAAAGCTGCAACTTATCCTGGAGCGGCCTGCGACGTATTCAGTTGCACTTACCAGGTTAGCTGGCACCGAAATCCAG ACTGGAACTATCTTTTCCCCACAGCCTCAGAGCTTGTCCAATACTATAGAAACTTTGCAAAATATTTTAACATTACCGACTGTACTCTATTTAACCAGAGCGTTACACGGGCGACTTGGTCTGAAGAACGGTCATTATGGGTTGTGGATGTACTAGACGGGAGATCTGGGACGCACAAACGTTGGACTTGTCGCGTCTTGGTTCAGGCTGCCGGAACATATAACCGGATATCCACACCACAAATTCCTGGGATGGATCGTTTCAAGGGCGACATGTGGCATGCCTCGGAGTGGCCAATGCATTATGATTTCACAGGCAAGACCGTTGCATACGTGGGCACTGGACCAACGTCTGTTCAGGTGCTGCCATGTATCCAATCACAAGCCAAATCGGTCAAGGTCTTCTGTCGAAGCATGACCTACTGCCATCCGTTCAACAACTTCAAATACCCAGCCTCGGTTAAATGGGTATTTCGCTGGGTCCCTGGAGTTCTTGCTTTATACGCATTCCTGGTTGCAAATCTCTTTGCAATCTGGGCATATTTCGCGTTTCGACCTGAATCATGGATTGCCAAGAACACAGAGCGTTACTGCCGTCGGCATTTAAAAAGGCAGGTATCTGATCCTattcttctccaacaatTGACTCCTACTGGACGATTTGGATCTAAGAGGCCGCTGGTCTCACTCTCAGGATTTTTTGAGACTCTCCAAAAGAATAATGTTGAG ATCGATGAACCGGAAGTAGATGGACACTCATCTACAGCATCTCAGACAAAAGAGCAACACTCGCATATTGAAGCAGATATTATTATCTGGGGAACTGGGTTCAAAATGCAGGGCTGGGGCGGAGCAATACCTACGATCGGCCGTAATGGTCAACTTCTTAGCGAGCACTGGAGAGACTCTCCCAATGCATTATACG GGACTATGACATCTGCATTTCCCAATCTCATCTTTGTGAATGGGCCTAATACCACAACCCCCTGGGGAAGCTTAATCCAAGGACTGGAGATGCAGTCAGCTTTCAATCGCAAGGTCATCCAACTTATTCACCAAAAGTCGGTTAACAACGCTTGCTATGCTCTAGAGCCCCGTCAAGACATGGAAGAAGCATGGACAACGTCTATGCAAGCAGGGCTTAACAAACTAGCTACTAGTCTGGAATATGGTCCAGCCTTTTATTACTTGAATGAAAAAGGACAAAATACGTTCTTTTTCCCGTGGACCCAGCAATACTACCGATGGAAGACAAGAACACTGAACGTTGCTCAATACGTTGAGTCGGGGATGGCAGAGTTCTAA
- a CDS encoding NAD dependent epimerase/dehydratase family domain-containing protein, whose translation MISPSKQTLLITGANGFLAGHVIKEALEQGYDVRGTVRSSESAKKVRDLFAEYAEIFSVFIIQDLTQKENYESAFVGVSKPITGVISVAAPFTLKVEDNCRQLLDPAIQGAIAMLDAVNLYGPSVQCVVTTLSFTAIIDLSKGCRPGHVYSEEDWNPMTYAEAANADAVSAYCASKALAENAIWDWMEREEHAFSVATINPPLIFGPYTGGITDLKHLNESTAVLWSLLDAKEVLPTDFAGFVDVRVAAKAHIEVYKRPDAGGQRFLVASTFNCHAAVDAVREDISELVNCIPEGTKGINISNTVYGVNRKSLIYYTNPIYYNYSKQTKIYNADQYVDLPLLKTKLAFVIYQQSQAHFRLFRYIPGP comes from the coding sequence ATGATAAGCCCTTCAAAACAGACGTTGCTTATCACCGGCGCAAACGGCTTCCTTGCCGGCCACGTTATTAAAGAGGCATTGGAGCAAGGCTACGATGTCCGAGGCACAGTTCGCTCGTCAGAATCTGCGAAAAAGGTTCGAGATCTTTTTGCAGAGTACGCCGAAATATTCtcagtatttattattcaaGACCTTACTCAGAAAGAGAATTACGAGAGTGCATTTGTTGGGGTGTCTAAACCCATTACTGGTGTCATCAGTGTTGCCGCGCCATTTACACTGAAGGTCGAGGATAACTGccgtcagcttcttgatcCAGCAATACAAGGCGCTATTGCAATGCTTGATGCTGTCAACCTTTATGGCCCCAGCGTACAATGCGTGGTAACGACTTTGTCGTTCACGGCCATTATTGACCTATCAAAAGGTTGCCGACCAGGCCATGTATATTCGGAAGAGGATTGGAACCCAATGACCTATGCAGAAGCTGCCAATGCGGATGCTGTGTCAGCGTACTGTGCTTCGAAGGCTTTGGCCGAGAACGCCATTTGGGATTGGATGGAACGTGAGGAGCATGCTTTCTCCGTGGCGACGATTAACCCTCCTCTGATCTTTGGCCCCTATACCGGTGGAATTACCGATCTAAAACATCTCAACGAATCGACTGCTGTGCTCTGGAGTCTCCTGGATGCAAAAGAAGTACTACCTACCGATTTTGCGGGCTTTGTTGATGTTCGCGTTGCTGCGAAAGCTCACATAGAAGTATACAAACGGCCTGACGCAGGTGGGCAGAGATTTCTGGTCGCTTCGACTTTCAATTGTCACGCCGCGGTAGATGCAGTCAGAGAAGACATTTCTGAACTCGTAAACTGCATTCCCGAAGGAACCAAAGGCATTAATATATCCAATACGGTGTATGGCGTTAATAGAAAAAGCTTAATTTACTATACAAATCCaatttattataactatTCTAAGCAGACCAAGATATACAACGCTGACCAATACGTGGACTTGCCTCTTCTGAAAACCAAGCTTGCATTTGTAATTTATCAGCAGAGCCAGGCTCACTTTCGGTTGTTTCGTTATATCCCAGGGCCATGA
- a CDS encoding methyltransferase domain-containing protein, whose amino-acid sequence MPEDQKQEIAGRYFLPRNLEEAARMQNQHEWLKGGAGGLILAPIDLGHQGMRVLDSATADGYWIQDVKSIFPESTQFVGFDNIPEGYPPLHPPLEIVKQNLVDEFPTEWENNFDFVHQRFVIPLFAESEVQPVLRKLIKCMKPGAWIQLVEMDFKTPVSEPLEACQAAQKFHELTSSVVSDPLASTKLADRLNEEGLADVGYKTVDMIAGSSHPDPALGERGRRNMSSVMAYFQSVSSAEKVGMTEQEWASLPKKFEDEMSKYKIAVRVYFVWGRKPVV is encoded by the exons ATGCCTGAGGACCAGAAGCAGGAAATTGCAGGTAGATACTTTCTACCTCGCAATTTGGAAGAGGCAGCACGCATGCAGAATCAGCATGAGTGGCTGAAAGGAGGTGCTGGCGGATTGATCCTGGCACCTATTGATTTAGGACATCAGGGGATGCGTGTGTTGGACTCGGCCACAGCCGACG GATACTGGATACAAGATGTCAAATCAATCTTTCCAGAGAGTACCCAGTTTGTAGGCTTTGATAATAT CCCTGAGGGATACCcccctctccatcctccctTGGAAATTGTCAAGCAAAATCTTGTTGATGAATTCCCCACTGAGTGGGAAAACAACTTCGACTTCGTACACCAGCGTTTTGTCATTCCCCTGTTTGCGGAGAGTGAGGTGCAGCCGGTCCTTCGCAAACTCATTAAATGCATGAAACCAGGTGCTTGGATCCAGCTAGTTGAGATGGATTTCAAAACTCCGGTTTCAGAACCCCTTGAAGCTTGCCAGGCTGCTCAGAAGTTTCATGAGCTCACAAGCTCGGTAGTATCTGACCCTCTCGCTTCCACAAAACTAGCCGACAGATTGAATGAGGAGGGTCTCGCAGATGTTGGCTATAAGACGGTAGATATGATAGCAGGCTCTTCTCATCCGGATCCTGCACTGGGAGAGCGGGGACGACGTAATATGTCGTCCGTGATGGCCTACTTCCAGTCTGTGTCTAG CGCCGAGAAAGTGGGAATGACAGAGCAGGAATGGGCTTCCTTGCCTAAGAAGTTcgaagatgagatgagcaagTATAAGATCGCCGTTCGTGTCTACTTCGTCTGGGGTCGGAAGCCAGTAGTGTAG
- a CDS encoding pyridine nucleotide-disulfide oxidoreductase domain-containing protein, with product MADTADVLIIGAGPAGLTAALALARQQQSSIVFDEGTYRNDTADHMHLIPGFDGTKPLEYREAARSNILSNYDQINALQTRISDAKKDDSSGIFTLTDVAGKTWHGRKLILANGVEDIFPPIEGYAECWGKAIFHCLFCKGYEQRDCSSAGVLAIGGLSKAPMALHVARQVTTLSKTVNIYTNGSEDLAKDIAAGFGTVAPMKVDTRKIQRMTLQADGARIHLQFEDGSSSLAGMGASQQIVAENLGQTSLFG from the exons ATGGCGGATACGGCTGATGTTCTGATAATTGGGGCTGGCCCAGCCGGCCTGACTGCGGCGCTTGCCCTGGCCCGACAGCAACAGAGTTCAATTGTATTTGATGAGGGAACCTACCGAAACGATACAGCGGATCATATGCACCTCATACCTGGATTCGATGGCACAAAGCCGTTGGAATACAGGGAGGCTGCTAGGTCCAACATCCTCTCCAACTACGACCAGATCAATGCCCTCCAGACGAGGATTTCCGACGCGAAGAAAGACGACTCGAGTGGCATCTTCACACTCACCGATGTGGCAGGGAAGACTTGGCATGGCCGAAAGCTAATATTAGCAAACGGTGTAGAGGATATTTTCCCGCCGATAGAAGGGTATGCAGAATGCTGGGGAAAGGCTAT CTTCCACTGCCTCTTCTGCAAGGGCTATGAACAACGAGACTGCTCCTCCGCCGGAGTTCTCGCGATAGGAGGACTGTCTAAGGCTCCGATGGCGCTCCACGTGGCTCGTCAAGTAACTACACTCAGTAAAACCGTCAATATCTATACCAATGGCTCCGAGGACCTCGCCAAGGATATAGCTGCCGGATTCGGCACAGTGGCACCTATGAAGGTCGATACGAGGAAGATCCAGCGGATGACCTTGCAGGCTGACGGGGCCAGAATACACCTTCAATTCGAAGATGGTAGCA GTTCACTAGCTGGGATGGGAGCCTCGCAGCAAATTGTTGCCGAGAACTTGGGACAAACGTCACTATTTGGCTAG